The Cryptococcus tetragattii IND107 chromosome 4 map unlocalized Ctg04, whole genome shotgun sequence genome includes the window AAGTCAGTCGATGACAAGAGTTCCTTTTTTGGCGGGCTGGTTTCTTTTGCGGGAGGTTTCCGACTCAAACCGGAGATGCCGCCTATCTCCGCGTTCCTGTCAGATCAGTCTCTACGTATAGTAGACCGGTGAGGCGCGTTCACGCGTTTTGGTCGCATCATAATCTAATCAAAAGTTGTCAACTTGCCATCGCTTGTCGTTCGTCGTTCATCTTACATATCGACCTCCCATTGCGCTTATTGACGATTATCAAGAATTTATCCCGACATCATCGTGGAATCTGCCATGCCCTACCTCAGTGTCTTTGTAACCTCTCCCGATACGCACTCGGAGCGCAGATTTGATTCGGATCTCACTGTCCAACAGCTCAAGGTAAAGGCTCATCTGCTCTTCCACATCCCCGGAGTTGCGGCCACTCACTTTTAATAGGATAAGCTCACTCCGATAACCGGTATTTCACCTCAGCATCAAGTAATAAAAATCCGTCGATCGGCCGATCAGGTTTCTGGCCCTCCTTTGGCAgtgcttgatgatgactccCGGACATTGGCAAGCTACGGTctggaagaatggaatTGTCTCAAAGTATACTTCCCTTTTCTACAGCCACTGAAAATAAACCTAACCTTTCTTTGACAACAGGTAGACAATATCGATCCTAACTACCACCCTGGAGAATTTACCGACGAATCCAATCTCGAACGTTTTGAGCTCAGCCCTGAAGAATACGCTGCTCGTTCAGATACTGTACTTGCTCATCTGAGAGCCAACAAGCTAGGACGTTTTGCTGGTACTCCAACCGGCTTCgacttccctcctcctcctgctccagCAACCGTGGACCCAACTTTTGTCCCAGGAAAGAGATGTGAGGTCTCACATGGACAGGATGGGATGGCAAAAAGAGGCACAGTGAGGTTTGTGGGGGAAGCAAACATCGGAAAGGGTGGAGCATGGGTTGGTATAGAGCTTGACGAGCCTCtggggaaaggagatggagagtgAGTAACAGGGGAAGATTTCAAGCTCTGCAATCACGCTTACTGTTGTCAGAGTTGAGGGCACGAGATACTTCTTATGCTTACCGAAGCACGCTGTTTTTGTCAGACCTGCAAAAGTCACAGTAGGGGACTTCCCGGTAGAGGACCTCTTCTCCGACGACGAAATATAGTACATACATAGATCCAAGCCATATATACATCGCACGTAAAATTCGGCCTCTGCATACATCTTGGTAAAGTGAAGTGTTATTTATCCGCTTAACTGCTCACATCTCTTCAACCAAAACTAGCCGATTCTCATGGTCAATTGTCTTCCCACTCAGACCCCTCAAAATCATCCAATTCCAAACCAATCATCctgttttttcttttttcggCAGACACTCTCTTGGCTCTCGACTTTGAGCTCCCAACTTTACCTTCTGAGGAAGAGCTAATAGTTCCTTCGGCGGGATATACAGTTGAAGCAGAAGACGAAGCAGAAATATGTCGCTCATTGTTATCATTACTCCAAAGAGCTAGCCCTGATTTCAAAGCTGGCAGGATGCGCTTGTCCATGTCAGTAAGAGGAAAATTTCCACAGCAAGCCCCTGCTCACATTGTGGTAGAGATCGTGTAGCTTAGTCCCGGTGATCTcccccttctttttgccCCATACTTGTTTTCCATCCTGGTTCAGTATTTGACTGAGAGTATACCAGTCACAGGTCTTAGAACTTTCCAACTTGGCTAGAACTATCTGAAGTACAAGATCTTTATTCAAATCGAGTGACGCGTCGCGTTtaagagatgatgggagCAACGACGTATCctcggatgatgaagaaggctgccTAGGCTTCCTTGCCTTGGTCTGTAATTTTGGTTTGTGTAGCGAAGGCTCAGCCTTGCGGTTAATGGTTTTAGGCATTTGAAGTTGAGACTCTTAAGGAAACTCAAATGGTTGAAAacaaaaggggaagatAGAAAGGATAGATTCTTTACGACAAataaaggaaggaaggaagaaggaagctgaaggagagcTGGTAGCATCGTGCATGGTGGATCAGTGCGCCGAAGGGGGAGTTCACAAAGGACCCATTGATTCCTGTTTATCTTTGTATGGAATTACTGAGAATCAAGTTATCATCTGCTCTCTCATTCCGTCCTTTCTCTACCCCACTGGCACTTGCTCCATTTTTCCTCAGCTCGCATCCGACACTTCGCGAACTCTCTTTTCTTGGAATCTGCGACCATATGATCGCGAAACATCCATCAACTAAAAAGAACTTTTACAACCCGCAGACGTCTTAGATCGACTGGGTGAATATGATTATAATTATATCCTACATAAGAGGATGAACATAGCCAATGGACATGACAATTCTACACAACCATCACATCAGCGACTCCCTCAATTTCCCCACAAGGACAACACCTAAATCACTTTCATCGACTATTGCCTCAACATTAAGCatcatgatgatgaaccCTTCCGATTCTGACCTCTACACCATCCAGCCCATCGACAGATGGGgctctcccttttcccatGTAAACCAACACATTCCATCCCTACCTCCTTACATTGCCCCCGGAGAAGTCCCACAAGAACCTGAGCTGGACAAACTTGCTTCTGAAAAATCAGGACTGTGGTAGACAGCATTATGCATCAGTGACAGACTTGTTAGTCTATTAAAGTCGCTTTCGTTACGTCTTTCCTGATTATCCACTTTGCACCGGTGGGCTGAAAGTCCCAGCTTAAAAGCTTACTTCGTTCGTTTTTTCGTCGAGAATCTTGAACTCTTACCTTTATTGATACTGACCTTATGGTGACACATTTACATACCAATGCCAGCCTTGACTCGAACGGACGCCATCAACCCTTTTATTTTtcaaaggggaagggaggaaggaagggattgTATCAAAGATCCCCAAATGCTTAGACTATAAGCGTCAATATTGACAGGAGAACAAGTCCAAGGATAACCAACCAGCCAGATATCAAACATATCAAATTTTGACGAACATTAAGATGGCAAGCTATATATTACTGATTTTTACGTTACTGCTTCTTTCCCGTTATTGGTCGCATACAGCTCGATATATATGATGACCCTGGTTTACTACGATTTATGGTCTACAAATGCTTTGATATGCATGATATCCTAATAAGCTCCCTCTCATCGGTTCTGACTGCTCAGTTCGTTAACGAAACTGACTGTAAATAGACGGACGAACGGAAGCTAATACTTGCAATTGACGGTGTTTATGCAAGGAAAAATAGAGTTAACCTTAATAAGAAGATGAACAGACCCCACGGTGGAGAGAGACACGCATGACGTCATTGGTGAGTTCCCAATAATCCCATAGTTCCTGCATCTTAGTAACTCATCTGATCTACCGATATTAGTTGTACTTGTAGTCAGAGCTATTTGCtattctccctcttcttctcatcaggaTATCACTACGACGAATTAAGGAAATAAAGACATTGTAGCATCAGCGTTGCGCTTATCACATTTCCACTAGCAGAACCCGTAGAGTCCTTCCGACAAGAGTATAAACAAGCAAGATGTCTGCCCCCGAAACCACTAgccctgctgctgctgcagccCCGTCGACGGCGAGGTCTGAGATTCCAACTTCATCCACCCCTCCAAAACCTGTCACTCCAGCAGAAAACCTGACAGAGCCACCTGCGCGGGCTCTTGACGCCATCACAGAACCCACCATCCTGGACAGGGCAAGAGATATAGCCAAGCCTGTAAGTCTTGCAAtcatttcatctcctcaattTAAAAGACTGGCTCAAGCTGAAACTAGAAAGCAGTACCTTGACAAGGCTGAACCGTATGTACAAAAAGTACAAGATGCAACCAAGCCCTACGCTGATAAGGCGGCTACTAAATTGGAGCAACTTGTTGACAAGATTGAGGTTGGTTTCCTGAATGATGAGAATTTTGGTGACACGCGATAATGACATCTCTGTTAGGGGAATGACCCTTCGACGAGCGCTGTACCCACATCTGCAGGAACCCTCGACCATTCTGTGAATAACATGAAGGCCACAACTGTTGGCACAGCGGAGAgggctgctgctgtggcTGAGGACACTGGCGAAAAGGCGAAGGGTTTCTTTGAACAAGGATTTAACGCCGTACAGGTGGGTCCTTATAGGAGAGAGAGTAATCTCTGGTgacaagaagctgaagatTGGATACTAGAGTACCTTTAATCAACTCACCAATACCATCGAACAGAAGACAACTACTGACGCTCATCCTGGCATTATTACTCAAATGAGTAACGCCGTGCACAAGGGTCTTGATAAGGTTGAAGAACTTCTGAATGAGGTTAGTACCCTACTTAGAATGTTATTCCATCGTTGCATGTCGATTTTGTACTGACTAGTTTGAGGTGCAGGCTGCTGTTCCAACCCTGCCTCCAAGTACTTCTGCCGCTGCTATAGGCACAGATAACAATACAAGCACCAATCATCCGGTCCAGACCACTACCAACACAGTACCGCACATCCCTATTGTTCCATAGATCAATCGATTGTTGTGTCCATATTACAGCCACTATCACTCCCTGAGTGTCTTAGTCGGCAGAGGAGCATGAAACCCTTGTCGACTTCAGAGATGTGTATTTGTTTTTTTTAGTTATCTTTTTCCTAATGTAGCAGGCCGATGTGACGATAGTGTTTTCATGTATATCCGTTGGCATTTAAGTAAGGGTGAATGCATAGTCGGAGAATGAGGGATATCTACAGTGCATACTCGAGAGACACGACGTCGTACAAGTAACCTTCCTGCACGAAACGCGGGCCGACCACTGATTAAAGTGATGTTAGGAGCGGCGGGAATACGCGGCGTTATGGAGGCTGGCGTTTGGGGTGCCACACCCTCTTACGGCCCAGTCGCCCAGTGACCCTTGTTGTAAGTCCTTCCTCCAGCGCGCTCTCACTCGCTCTCCATACAAATCTCCTCCCTTACTACACGTATATCCTTACATCCAACTCCCAGCCTACTTGCCCATCCCCGCAGCAGACTTCGCCACCCGTACGGCCAGTCCTGCGCATTCATCTTCCGCACAGCCCCAGACCCACTAAGCGTGAgttctcttctcctgggGTTGGAGTCAGCGCCCGTGATGCCGCCAGTTTTATGTGTCCTCAACCCCAGAGCTAACACCATCCACTGTATCCTTGGCGGCTATCCCAACTCTCCCGGTCGCTTCCACCCCTGTTCGCCTTATTTTACTAAATAACTCCACAACACCCCTCACCTTCGACTTCGACGTCATCCCTTACTTTTACTCAACCTCAAtccgcttccttctcatcaacgtctccttcatctcaaGTCTCCCATTCCTTGAAACGTCGACTCAATCATTGCCCAGTCTTAGCACCACCACAAAGAATTCAACGCAAGTTATTTGTTGGAGGTGAGTCATCTTATCTTGGTGGGTCCTAGGCGGTGTCGGAATTGAGAGAGTCGGAGGGGACCCTGAATTTGTTAGGCGGGGAAGTTTGTGAATAGGAGGGTGTTTATTGGGATGATTGGAGGAGTTTGGAGGTTGGATGTGCGAATGGGACTGGCAGAACGCGCATGTCGTATCCTCGCAGTAATGTGGCGCTAATACCGAAAATGACTATTTCAGCTACCACTGCTATAATCAATCAGCTTGGCCATAGTCACTCGATTCCTCCATCTACCACCTATAACTTACAATCAATAAAATGGGAGAACAGCCTGAAATTGATCTTGACTCAGTCATCGACCGACTGTTAGAAGGTGGGTACTTTAGCCCAACAGTAAGGTTTCGAAGCTGACGATATATTTGAAAACTCAGTGCGAGGGAACAGGCCAGGCAAGGCAGTGCAGTTGGCAGAATACGAAATCAAATACCTTTGCACCAAAGCCCGTGAAATTTTCATCAGTCAGCCGATCCTCCTTGAACTCGAAGCGCCCATCAAAATCTGTGGTATGTTTGAAATGCCAAGACAGAGTTAGAAGTATGCTTATGATTATTAACTGAAGGTGACATCCATGGACAATATTACGACTTGTTGCGTCTATTTGAGTACGGTGGTTTCCCCCCCGAAGCCAATtacctcttccttggtgATTATGTCGATCGAGGCAAGCAGTCTCTTGAGACTATCTGCCTGCTGTTGGCGTATAAAATCAAGTACCCTGAAAACTTTTTCATCCTGAGAGGAAACCACGAGTGCGCTAGTATTAATAGAATCTATGGATTCTATGATGAGTGTGCGTAGCTCTGATTGATATCCATTTTTGCACAGCTAATCTCAAGCAGGCAAACGTCGCTACAACATTAAGCTCTGGAAGACTTTTACCGACTGCTTCAACTGTCTCCCCATTGCGGCGATTATCGACGAGAAGATCTTCACAATGCACGGAGGTTTGAGTCCTGACTTACAAAGTATGGAGCAGATCAGGAGAGTTATGCGACCAACAGATGTTCCCGACACCGGTTAGTTTTATGTTAAGCTAAGGATGCGTTTGGGCGCTAACTTCTTTTCAGGCCTGCTTTGTGATTTGCTTTGGTCCGATCCGGACAAGGACATCACTGGATGGAGCGAGAATGATCGAGGAGTCTCGTTCACTTTTGGTCCAGACGTTGTTTCTCGGTTCTTGCAAAAGCACGATATGGACTTGATTTGTCGAGCGCATCAGGTCAGCCTTCTCTTTGCGGAAAATTTTGGGGGTGTGCTAAATTGGCTTCAggttgttgaagatggtTACGAATTCTTCGCCAAGCGACAGCTTGTCACTCTATTCTCTGCCCCTAATTATTGTGGCGAATTTGATAATGCTGGTGCGATGATGAGCGTAGACGACACTTTACTTTGTTCCTTCCAAGTGAGCTTGTTTATTGCTGTAATTTTATTGGTTGTTGACGCTCTGCAGATTCTGAAACCTGCCGAAAAGAAGCCGAAGTATGGTGGATACGGCGGCAGCGCGCGGCGTTAGTGATCTTCATTCccctcgtcatctttctTGAGTCCGTTTGTTTTTCCCAAACAACAGCTATTGTGTACAATTATTCAACAAAGCCCCTGGGCATCATTTCTAGAGCCCAGCACCCAAAGCCATCTTTTCATTCCGTTTCTAGCGTCATCTATTCTTCGTTTTCCTCTGCATTGGACAGCGCTTGTTTCGTTTGAAAAAGATGGTTGGATGAGATGTATGGAGAATTCATGCTGATGTATGCTGGGAAATCGTGCCTGCTTGATCCCTATCACGACTTCACTACTTGGGCCAATATCTAACTCTTATCCTGAATGACCCTCAACATTCATCAAAACCTTCCAATTTGACATATAGCAGCGGTTACCCCTCCACGTAAAGGCAAGACAAACAAAAGAAAGGCGTGATAATAAAGTAatggtgaaagaagaatacCACTAGTGTTGACAGAAGTTTCACTGTATAATGATTCAAATGGGTAATGGTATTGATAAGCAAATGAATAGAGTAGTCAAGGCACATATAGCTaatctcgtccttcttgttGTTGCGTTAAATAAGAACGTTTTCTTCGCCTCCTTTTCTGTGTTTTCAATTTCAAAGTATGACAAACAACGTTGTCATGACATGACGAAGACTGGAGCTTTGCTTATTATTTCTGACATTATGGCAGCAAagacatcatcctcacaAGTAATAATCATCACCAAATACTGATGAAAACGCTGAGGCTTTAGAAGGGTATGAATTTTAGCAAGTATGCCCACCCTCGAGTTCCATCATGTCTCGAGCTCTTACTTCCATATATCCTGCTTGCCCAAGTCCTGCTAAAAATATTATTGCAATAACCCCTCCTGACTCATCGGCCGCTCCTTTTTGGCGCCTTCAACTAATCAGTCTTCTTGGTACTTCAGATTGGGTCCTAAAtaatggtgaaggaggagggaaagaggttAAGGGATGTCGCAATAAGCAGTGTCGCAGTAGTGATATTGCTGCATGTGCGAGGAAGTCATCACATATAAAAGAGCTAGACTATCAACCCTACGACATGACTACTATGTCCTTATCGCTCAGCCACAACCTCTTATCATCAgtccatttctttttggttTCAAGTGCATTTCCACCGTTAGCGTCACAACAACATAAGCGACGAGCACACAGGATCTGTCCTCCTTCGTCCATGCCTCTCGGCCAAATAACTGGACAACCCGGCAGCTTCATCAATAATACTGCGTGCAGTAGCGTAAATAGAATCCTAGCCTTCGTTCTTTCAAACTCGATctcaaacaaaaaaaacagaAACGCATCTTCATTTCACCCGTCTCAAAAGCATGTCCGGCATAAAGAAGACGCGTACCTTTGGATTTGTTGAACCGACCGTGCCTTCAGTTGCTCGTCCTATATACCCCGAACGACCTCCCTCTTTTTGACAAGAACGGCTGAAACATTTGAATAATTCCTGCCGTATGATTGTCCTTTCCGGCGCTACTTCGGAATTGCTTTAATCTCAAGCGCGAGATTATAGATGCATATACCCTATGTTATGACCCTAACTGTACACCGTCAGTCATAAATGCCGCCAATTACCCAGTACCTAAAATGAGTTTAGATAGATTAGAcaatatcatcatcatttgtGTCACATCTTTGAACAGCATCTTTTGCCTTcaccccctcctcccccgtctccttttcttcttttttatgCTTACTGTCGGTCAATCCTCCACGCTTAGCACCATTGCCTACCGTGCCCATTCCTTTGAGAGCAATCAGAGCAATGATGAGGGCAGTAAAACTCATTGCAGCCCCAAGCCAGAATGCGGCATGTAATCCTGTCAACAGAGCTTCTATCTCGTCCTTCCCTGCCCTGAGAGCTTTTTGATTCTGGACGTCGGAAATAACAGACGTCACTGCCAAACCGAAGGATCCACCGAGTTGAATAAGTGTTTGGAAAAGTGCGCCGGCAACGGATTGTTCATCTGGAAGGGCAAGTGCCGCTACAAAAATAAGGCTTGTAGCCATGAGACTTTAAGAAGGTGTTAGCTTAATCGCACCATGCTAAGGGTTATCAGACGTACAAGTCAGCACCCATGACAGATAACCACATGGCGTTGAAAGGTAATCTCCAGTAAAGCGTGTCTTTCTGAGACAAAGCCATCAACAGATTAGCGATTCTGTTTTTCGTGTCAGTTCGTATCATTCCAAGTTTATAATCGGTACTCACCCCGTCGCTAAAAGTCCAGTGCAAACTAGATACTGGGTCTTAACTTTGCTGACCAGGAACGCGACGAGAACATTGCAGAGAATACCAGAGATCGAAGTGGGCAAGAAACGAAGCATAGCACCAACAGCACCTGTTCCCTGTACTTGCTGATAGTACAATGTGGCGTGATAGAACAAGGACTAACAAGTTTGGTCAGCTGGAATCCTTGGAACTTTTCTCCGTATCAGTTGCAGGTACATACTGTAAATCCCATCCAAGCGACAAAACCAATAAAATAGACCGCTGCGAGCCGGCCCTTAGCTCGGGTCCAAAGCTGGAGACGCATAAGAGGAGGACGGGTGGTATTATTAATGATATGTCTTtcccagaagaagaaggccaccacgaggaagaagccaaTGATCAAAAGCGCAAGTACATCTGTCAATGATCAGTCCATGATTTGTCAAATAGATGGATAATATTCGTTACGCACAGCTGGTCTTCCACCCGTTCGGCGCGTTTTCACCATCGCTAATggagaaaagcaagaaaaTTAAGCCCACAGTTACTAGAGTAGCGCCTATCCAGTCGACGCGGCGATCGCTGGAATGAGAGCCATCGTTG containing:
- a CDS encoding serine/threonine-protein phosphatase PP1 — protein: MGEQPEIDLDSVIDRLLEVRGNRPGKAVQLAEYEIKYLCTKAREIFISQPILLELEAPIKICGDIHGQYYDLLRLFEYGGFPPEANYLFLGDYVDRGKQSLETICLLLAYKIKYPENFFILRGNHECASINRIYGFYDECKRRYNIKLWKTFTDCFNCLPIAAIIDEKIFTMHGGLSPDLQSMEQIRRVMRPTDVPDTGLLCDLLWSDPDKDITGWSENDRGVSFTFGPDVVSRFLQKHDMDLICRAHQVVEDGYEFFAKRQLVTLFSAPNYCGEFDNAGAMMSVDDTLLCSFQILKPAEKKPKYGGYGGSARR